In Eretmochelys imbricata isolate rEreImb1 chromosome 14, rEreImb1.hap1, whole genome shotgun sequence, a genomic segment contains:
- the GGA3 gene encoding ADP-ribosylation factor-binding protein GGA3, with protein sequence MAEAEGESLESWLNKATNPSNRQEDWEYIIGFCDQINKELEGPQIAVRLLAHKIQSPQEWEAVQALTVLEACMKNCGRRFHNEVGKFRFLNELIKVVSPKYLGDRVSEKVKTKVIELLYSWTVALPEESKIKDAYYMLKRQGIVMCDPVIPVDRTLIPSPPPRPKNPVFDDEEKSKLLAKLLKSKNPDDLQEANKLIKSMVKEDEARIQKVTKRMHTLEEVNNNVKLLNEMLLHYSKEDSSEADKELMKELYERCETKRRMLFKLASETEDNDSSLGEILQASDNLSWVINSYKKIIEGQVINGEVDIPTLSATEGSDPTSNLSALIDLAGMDISSTPPPPVPPATLTLVPTQASSEIPILPPPPQKFGHSRSRSSSQAEAPLTHQSSTASSLFLLDEELLCLGLNDPAPSTVKESTENNQWNMFQNDQMDLDFFSPKLVTVGCNTAVNPLLHHTSQSVCGTSAPLPSTFTASHIPAPNTAPFLFSAGPAAPLGPPKTMPVQYLSSAVGDNALHKMDALGHLLEEVKGPSAQVKSAPSVFHPGVTLPATVTSAPLISTTGLPVAAPVAPTIPFPSICTAGSGSPLYQPASFQQQGSPLKGPDASLANVHVPLESIKPSRALPVTAYDKNGFRILLHFAKECPPGRSDVLVVVVSMLNTAPLPVKNIVLQAAVPKSMKVKLQPPSGTELSPFNPIQAPAAITQVMLLANPVKEKVRLRYRLTFTLGDQPSTEVGEVDQFPPVDQWGNL encoded by the exons ATAAAGCCACCAACCCGTCTAACAGGCAAGAAGACTGGGAGTACATCATTGGGTTCTGTGACCAGATCAACAAAGAACTTGAAGG TCCACAGATAGCGGTGAGACTGCTGGCTCATAAAATCCAGTCACCCCAGGAATGGGAGGCAGTCCAGGCCTTGACA GTGCTGGAAGCTTGTATGAAGAACTGTGGGAGAAGATTTCATAATGAAGTAGGGAAGTTTCGGTTTTTAAACGAGTTAATAAAAGTTGTGTCTCCAAAG tACCTGGGAGACAGAGTCTCGGAGAAGGTGAAAACCAAAGTTATTGAGTTGCTGTACAGCTGGACAGTAGCACTGCCAGAGGAATCCAAAATCAAAGATGCCTACTATATGctgaagagacaag GTATTGTTATGTGTGACCCTGTAATTCCAGTGGATAGAACTCTGATCCCCTCTCCACCACCTCGCCCCAAAAACCCTGTGTTTGATGATGAGGAGAAATCCAAG CTTTTAGCCAAACTGTTAAAAAGCAAAAACCCAGATGACTTACAAGAGGCGAACAAGCTTATTAAATCAATGGTAAAAGAG GATGAGGCTCGGATCCAGAAGGTGACAAAACGCATGCACACTCTAGAGGAAGTGAATAACAATGTGAAGCTGCTGAATGAGATGCTGCTTCACTACAGCAAAGAGGACTCGTCGGAGGCTGATAAGGAGCTCATGAAG GAGCTCTACGAAAGGTGTGAAACCAAAAGACGGATGTTATTCAAACTGGCCAGTGAAACAGAGGATAACGACAGCAGTTTGG GGGAAATTCTGCAGGCCAGTGACAATTTATCCTGGgtaataaattcctataaaaaaaTAATCGAGGGTCAAGTCATCAATGGTGAAGTGGATATCCCGACACTGTCTGCAACAGAAG GGAGCGATCCCACCAGTAATCTCAGTGCGCTCATTGACCTCGCTGGCATGGACATCTCCAGCACCCCGCCACCACCAGTGCCACCTGCAACACTAACGCTAGTGCCGACACAAGCTTCATCAGAAATCCCCatcctcccacctcctccccaaaagTTTGGTCACTCGCGGAGCCGGTCCTCCAGCCAAGCAGAAGCTCCTCTGACTCATCAGAGCAGCACGGCCAGTTCCCTCTTCTTGCTGGATGAGGAGCTGCTGTGTTTAG GCCTGAATGACCCAGCCCCCAGTACAGTGAAAGAGTCGACGGAAAACAACCAGTGGAATATGTTCCAG AATGACCAAATGGACCTTGACTTCTTTAGTCCGAAGCTGGTGACTGTCGGCTGCAATACTGCAGTGAACCCTCTTCTTCATCACACATCACAGTCTGTGTGTGGAACATCAGCGCCTCTGCCTTCCACTTTCACAGCCTCTCATATCCCTGCACCTAATACAGCCCCGTTCTTGTTCTCTGCtggaccagcagcccctctgGGCCCGCCAAAGACTATGCCAGTTCAGTACCTCAGTTCAGCCGTGGGAGACAATGCTTTGCATAAGATGGATGCACTGGGACATCTTCTTGAAGAGGTCAAAGG GCCTTCAGCCCAAGTGAAGTCAGCGCCCTCAGTATTCCACCCTGGGGTTACCTTGCCAGCCACTGTCACCTCTGCCCCTTTAATATCCACCACAGGATTGCCAGTTGCTGCTCCAGTGGCCCCTACTATTCCTTTTCCAAGCATCTGCACGGCAGGTTCAGGAAGCCCTCTATACCAGCCAGCTTCATTCCAACAGCAGGGCAGCCCTCTGAAAGGGCCTGATGCTTCTTTGGCCAATGTCCATGTTCCACTGGAATCCATTAAACCCA GCCGTGCTCTTCCAGTGACAGCCTACGATAAGAACGGGTTCAGAATCCTCTTACACTTTGCCAAGGAGTGCCCACCGGGGAGGTCAGACGTGCTGGTTGTGGTGGTGTCCATGTTAAACACAGCACCTCTTCCTGTGAAGAACATTGTACTGCAGGCTGCAGTACCAAAG TCCATGAAAGTGAAGTTGCAGCCACCCTCGGGTACAGAACTTTCTCCATTCAACCCCATCCAGGCACCCGCTGCCATCACCCAAGTCATGCTGCTGGCAAACCCTGTGAAG GAGAAGGTGAGGCTGAGGTACAGACTGACTTTCACTTTGGGAGACCAGCCCAGCACAGAAGTTGGGGAAGTGGATCAGTTTCCCCCAGTAGATCAATGGGGTAATCTATGA